A stretch of Carya illinoinensis cultivar Pawnee chromosome 14, C.illinoinensisPawnee_v1, whole genome shotgun sequence DNA encodes these proteins:
- the LOC122293800 gene encoding cyclin-dependent protein kinase inhibitor SMR13-like has protein sequence MAPSGQTKARPTRKARRRNHSKKRIVHSKNQEASRSLPPNSSTTSSSDFPKVRDIDFEGVEVPSSGCSTPKAQRFRIPEISTCPPAPKKQRVVSNCSLQRTPIAFFAPPDLELFFFFALRDISV, from the coding sequence ATGGCTCCTTCTGGTCAAACAAAAGCAAGGCCAACCAGAAAGGCAAGAAGAAGAAACCATTCCAAGAAGCGGATTGTACACTCCAAGAATCAagaagcatcaagaagtttaccTCCTAACTCTTCCACCACAAGCTCCAGTGATTTTCCAAAGGTCAGAGACATAGATTTCGAGGGCGTTGAAGTCCCCTCAAGCGGCTGCTCCACTCCAAAAGCTCAGAGATTCCGGATACCAGAGATTTCAACATGCCCACCAGCACCCAAGAAGCAAAGAGTAGTTTCGAATTGCTCCTTGCAAAGAACACCGATTGCCTTCTTCGCTCCTCCAGACTTagaactcttcttcttctttgcactTCGAGATATTTCGGTTTGA